One Salvelinus namaycush isolate Seneca chromosome 4, SaNama_1.0, whole genome shotgun sequence genomic window carries:
- the metrn gene encoding meteorin, whose translation MDISWIYKVWILLLPIFDSAVSSYSEDQCSWRGSGLSQQPGSVEQISLHCSEGALDWLYPKGALRLTLSPRLTSAAVGPGGSSSGLITACVKPSEHFHGAQLYLERDGVLELLVGDRLETSPPPRVRCFSRLPGEKVALFLQATPHQDISRRIASFRYELRGDWTARLSLDSNPIISNEGACRPCNNTELLMAVCTSDFVVRGNIKAVDEDSELRAAVIKVSATRVFRQKYTLFTGTGRLTRTGEIRTLLQCGVRPGVGSFLFTGRVHFGEAWLGCAPRYKDFLQAYAQAKLAQQLPCEMAVD comes from the exons ATGGATATTTCTTGGATTTACAAAGTTTGGATCCTGCTACTACCCATTTTTGATAGCGCGGTGTCCAGTTATTCCGAAGACCAATGCAGCTGGCGAGGGAG TGGTCTGTCCCAGCAGCCAGGCAGTGTGGAGCAGATCTCCCTCCACTGCTCGGAGGGTGCTCTGGACTGGCTCTACCCTAAGGGGGCGCTTCGCCTCACCCTGTCCCCCAGGTTGACTTCTGCGGCGGTGGGGCCGGGGGGCAGCAGCTCAGGCCTGATCACGGCTTGCGTCAAGCCCTCGGAGCACTTCCACGGGGCCCAGCTCTACTTGGAGAGAGACGGGGTCCTGGAGCTCCTGGTAGGGGACCGCCTGGAGACGTCTCCCCCACCCCGGGTGCGCTGCTTCAGCCGTTTGCCCGGCGAGAAGGTAGCCCTCTTCCTCCAGGCCACGCCTCACCAGGACATCAGCCGCCGCATTGCATCGTTCCGCTATGAGCTGCGGGGTGATTGGACGGCACGCCTGTCACTCGACTCGAACCCCATCATCAGTAATGAAG GTGCCTGCAGACCCTGTAACAACACAGAGCTCCTTATGGCCGTCTGCACCAGTGACTTTG TGGTGCGTGGTAACATCAAGGCAGTGGACGAGGACAGTGAGCTACGGGCGGCTGTAATCAAAGTCAGCGCCACCCGAGTATTCCGACAGAAATACACCCTGTTTACCGGCACCGGCCGTTTGACCCGCACGGGCGAGATCAGGACCCTGCTGCAGTGCGGCGTCCGGCCCGGGGTAGGCAGCTTCCTCTTCACCGGCCGTGTCCACTTCGGCGAGGCATGGTTGGGCTGCGCCCCCCGCTACAAGGACTTCCTCCAGGCCTACGCTCAGGCCAAGTTGGCCCAGCAGCTACCCTGTGAAATGGCTGTGGACTGA